A window from Physeter macrocephalus isolate SW-GA chromosome 11, ASM283717v5, whole genome shotgun sequence encodes these proteins:
- the LOC102992903 gene encoding LOW QUALITY PROTEIN: olfactory receptor 49-like (The sequence of the model RefSeq protein was modified relative to this genomic sequence to represent the inferred CDS: inserted 2 bases in 2 codons; deleted 1 base in 1 codon) — protein MGKHTTVTEFVLLGXSDACELQMLIFLGLLLTYLLXLGNLLVVLTLMDRRLHTPMYYFLHNFAILEIWFTSVIFPKMLSNILTRYRTISLAGCFLQFFLYFFLGTAEFFLLAVMSFDRYVAICKPLCYVTIMSKRVCVQVVLCSWMTGFLIIIVPSFIIFQQPFCGPNIINHFFCDNFPLLELICADISLIELLGFILANFSLLGTLSVKATCYGHILHTILHNPSAKERQKAFSTCSSHITVVSLFYGSCIFMYVQSGKGGQGEDRNKVVALLNTMVTLMLNPFICTLRNKQVKQVFREQVNKLFLQR, from the exons ATGGGGAAGCACACCACTGTCACCGAGTTTGTCCTGCTGG TCTCAGATGCCTGTGAGCTGCAGATGCTCATCTTCCTGGGGCTCCTCCTGACCTACCTCC TACTGGGGAACCTCCTCGTGGTCCTCACCCTCATGGACAGGCGCCTCCACACCCCCATGTACTACTTCCTCCACAACTTTGCCATCCTGGAGATCTGGTTCACCTCGGTCATCTTTCCCAAGATGCTGTCCAACATCCTGACAAGATACAGGACCATCTCCCTGGCAGGTTGCTTTCTTCAGTTtttcctctatttcttcctgggaaCCGCAGAATTCTTCCTACTGGCAGTGATGTCCTTTGACAGGTATGTGGCCATATGTAAACCCTTGTGTTATGTCACCATCATGAGCAAAAGGGTCTGTGTCCAGGTAGTTCTTTGTTCATGGATGACAGGATTCCTTATC ATCATTGTTCCAAGTTTCATCATATTTCAGCAGCCATTCTGTGGCcccaatatcattaatcatttctTCTGTGACAACTTTCCACTCCTGGAACTCATATGTGCAGACATAAGTCTGATTGAGcttctgggttttattttggCCAACTTCAGCTTACTGGGCACTCTGTCCGTGAAGGCCACCTGCTATGGCCACATCCTCCACACCATCCTGCACAACCCCTCAGCCAAGGAGAGGCAGAAAGCCTTCTCAACCTGCTCCTCCCACATCACTGTTGTCTCTCTCTTCTATGGCAGCTGCATCTTCATGTATGTCCAGTCAGGCAAGGGTGGCCAGGGTGAGGACAGGAACAAGGTGGTGGCTTTGCTCAATACCATGGTGACCCTGATGCTCAACCCCTTCATCTGCACCCTGAGGAACAAACAGGTGAAGCAGGTGTTTAGGGAGCAGGTGAACAAGCTCTTCTTACAAAGATGA